A genomic region of Miscanthus floridulus cultivar M001 chromosome 3, ASM1932011v1, whole genome shotgun sequence contains the following coding sequences:
- the LOC136541736 gene encoding delta(14)-sterol reductase, with amino-acid sequence MEAAAAVLPALVPSGSAVVVLLAYLGYLAAAGAILPGKLVDGAILPDSSRLHYRCNGLLSLLLLLGLSAFGVYMGWMSPTVVADRGLELLSVTFIFSVIVSFALYFAGIKSRHKSSSLRPHVSGSFIQDWWLGVQLNPHFMGVDLKFFFVRAGMMAWLFINLSLFAKSYLAGSANLSVILYQFFCAWYIIDYFIHEEFMTSTWDIIAERLGFMLVFGDLVFIPFTFTIQGWWLLRNKVELSLLAGLANLCIFLIGYLVFRGANKQKHVFKKDLKAPIWGKPPKVVGGKLLASGYWGIARHCNYLGDLLLALSFSLPCGVSSVIPYFYPTYLLILLIWRERRDEARCSQKYREIWAEYCKLVPWRILPYVY; translated from the exons atggaggccgccgccgccgtcctccccGCGCTGGTGCCCTCCGGGAGCGCG GTGGTGGTACTCCTTGCCTACCTCGGGTatctcgccgccgccggagccaTCCTCCCGGGGAAGCTCGTCGACGGAGCCATACTCCCCGACTCCTCCCGCCTCCACTACCGCTGCAACG GTTTGCTCTcgctcctgctgctgctggggcTCTCGGCGTTCGGTGTCTACATGGGGTGGATGTCTCCCACG GTTGTAGCTGACAGGGGACTCGAACTTCTGTCAGTGACCTTCATTTTTAGTGTCATT GTCTCTTTCGCACTCTACTTTGCCGGCATCAAGTCCCGCCACAAAAGTTCTTCTTTGAGACCACATGTTAGTGGGAGCTTCATACAAGATTG GTGGTTGGGAGTGCAGCTTAATCCTCATTTTATGGGAGTTGACCTCAA ATTCTTTTTTGTGAGGGCAGGAATGATGGCATGGTTATTTATTAACCTCTCTTTGTTTGCAAAGAGCTACTTAGCTGGTTCAGCTAATCTTTCGGTCATTCTCTACCAATTTTTTTGTGCG TGGTATATTATAGATTACTTCATCCATGAAGAATTCATGACCTCAAC GTGGGACATTATTGCTGAAAGACTGGGTTTCATGCTGGTGTTTGGGGATCTAGTTTTCATCCCTTTCACCTTCACTATTCAG GGCTGGTGGCTTTTGAGGAACAAAGTAGAGCTGTCCCTTTTGGCTGGTCTAGCTAACTTATGCATCTTCCTTATTGG CTACCTAGTGTTCCGAGGAGCTAACAAGCAAAAACATGTGTTCAAGAAGGACCTCAAAGCTCCTATATGGGGAAAACCTCCCAAAGTTGTTGGGGGAAAGCTACTCGCATCCGGTTACTG GGGCATCGCACGACACTGCAATTATCTAGGAGATCTACTGCTAGCGCTTTCGTTCAGCTTGCCCTGTGGAGTGAG TTCCGTGATCCCATACTTCTACCCCACGTACCTGCTCATTCTACTGATCTGGAGGGAAAGGCGCGACGAGGCGAGGTGCTCGCAGAAGTACAGGGAGATCTGGGCAGAGTACTGCAAGCTCGTGCCCTGGAGGATCCTGCCTTATGTGTACTGA
- the LOC136541735 gene encoding arogenate dehydratase/prephenate dehydratase 6, chloroplastic-like, translating to MEAAAVLDAFSAAPRHQLRPAAWWRSTRLASQACHATAPFARADWQTACAILASNSTGGGGHDASSSSSNRQPAPRVNGQKPLPAPAPALEATPTPTPTPAELDLVPVSNLPRPLSISDLSPAPMHGSQLRVAYQGVPGAYSEAAAAKAYPGCDAIPCDQFEVAFQAVELWIADRAVLPVENSLGGSIHRNYDLLLRHRLHIVGEVQLPVHHCLLALPGVRRELLTRVISHPQALAQCELTINAMGLNVAREAFDDTAGAAEHVAAGGLRDTAAIASARAAELYGLQVLADGIQDDAGNVTRFVMLAREPIIPRTDRPFKTSIVFAHDTDGTSVLFKVLSAFAFRDISLTKIESRPHHHRPIRLVDDANVGTAKHFEYMFYIDFQASMADVRAQNALAEIQEFTSFLRVLGSYPMDMTPWDAALSSPSRADDSSRQY from the coding sequence ATGGAGGCCGCCGCCGTGCTCGACGCCTTCtccgccgcgccgcgccaccaGCTCCGCCCGGCAGCCTGGTGGAGATCCACGCGCCTCGCGTCCCAGGCGTGCCACGCCACCGCCCCATTCGCCCGCGCCGACTGGCAGACCGCCTGCGCCATCCTCGCCAGCAACAGcacgggcggcggcggccacgacgccagcagcagcagcagcaacaggcaGCCAGCGCCGCGGGTGAACGGCCAGAAGCCcctgcccgcgcccgcgccagccctggaggcgacgccgacgccgacgccgacgcccgccGAGCTGGATCTGGTGCCCGTGTCCAACCTCCCCCGCCCGCTCAGCATCAGCGACCTGTCCCCGGCGCCCATGCACGGGTCGCAGCTCCGCGTGGCGTACCAGGGCGTCCCGGGCGCCTACAgcgaggccgccgccgccaaggccTACCCGGGCTGCGACGCCATCCCCTGCGACCAGTTCGAGGTGGCCTTCCAGGCCGTGGAGCTCTGGATCGCCGACCGCGCCGTGCTCCCCGTCGAGAACTCCCTCGGCGGCAGCATCCACCGCAACTacgacctcctcctccgccaccgcctccaCATCGTCGGGGAGGTCCAGCTCCCCGTCCACCACTGCCTCCTCGCGCTCCCCGGGGTGCGCAGGGAGCTGCTCACCCGGGTCATCTCCCACCCGCAGGCGCTGGCGCAGTGCGAGCTCACGATCAACGCCATGGGCCTCAACGTCGCCCGCGAGGCCTTCGACGACACCGCCGGCGCCGCCGAGCACGTCGCCGCGGGGGGGCTCCGGGACACCGCCGCCATCGCGTCCGCGCGCGCCGCAGAGCTCTACGGCCTCCAGGTCCTCGCCGACGGCATCCAGGACGACGCCGGCAACGTCACCCGATTCGTCATGCTGGCGAGGGAGCCCATCATCCCGCGCACCGACAGGCCCTTCAAGACCAGCATCGTCTTCGCGCACGACACCGACGGCACCTCCGTCCTCTTCAAGGTGCTCTCCGCCTTCGCCTTCCGCGACATCTCCCTCACCAAGATCGAGAGCCGACCGCACCATCACCGCCCCATCCGCCTCGTCGACGACGCCAACGTCGGCACCGCCAAGCACTTCGAGTACATGTTCTACATCGACTTCCAGGCCTCCATGGCCGACGTCCGCGCGCAGAACGCGCTCGCCGAGATCCAGGAGTTCACCTCCTTCCTCAGGGTGCTCGGGAGCTACCCCATGGACATGACGCCGTGGGACGCCgcgctctcctctccctctcgcgCCGACGATAGCAGCCGGCAATACTAG